The Triticum aestivum cultivar Chinese Spring chromosome 3A, IWGSC CS RefSeq v2.1, whole genome shotgun sequence genome includes a region encoding these proteins:
- the LOC123063700 gene encoding receptor-like cytoplasmic kinase 176, giving the protein MGNCFGSRIGSDSPYKSSGGSASPSSSSGWVWRRKGKGGASVSSSRVSSSPSTTVPPTPRSEGEILQSANVKSFAFNELKTATRNFRPDSVLGEGGFGSVFKGWVDETTFAPARPGTGMVIAVKKLNQEGFQGHREWLAEVNYLGQLSHPNLVRLVGYCLEDEQRLLVYEFMPRGSLENHLFRRGSHFQPLSWNLRMKVALGAARGLAFLHSDKAKVIYRDFKTSNVLLDSSYNAKLSDFGLAKDGPTGDKSHVSTRVMGTHGYAAPEYLATGHLTAKSDVYSFGVVLLEMLSGRRALDKNRPSGEHNLVEWARPYLTSKRRVFHILDARLGGQYSLAGAQKTAALAMRCLSGDARARPGMAEVVTALEQLQDAKETAAGGGAGQGRASGGFVRMRGGGGSGAGRQQQQRPEPMAVRRLPAAPLRSHPE; this is encoded by the exons ATGGGGAACTGCTTCGGGAGCAGGATCGGCTCCGACAGCCCCTACAAGAGCAGCGGCGGCTccgcctccccctcttcctcctcag GATGGGTGtggaggaggaaggggaaagggggcgCGAGCGTGTCGAGCAGCCGGGTGTCGTCCTCGCCGTCGACGACGGTGCCGCCGACGCCGCGGAGCGAGGGCGAGATCCTGCAGTCGGCCAACGTCAAGAGCTTCGCCTTCAACGAGCTCAAGACGGcgacccggaacttccggcccgaCAGCGTGCTCGGCGAGGGCGGCTTCGGGTCCGTCTTCAAGGGCTGGGTCGACGAGACCACCTTCGCGCCCGCCCGCCCCGGCACCGGCATGGTCATCGCCGTCAAGAAGCTCAACCAGGAGGGCTTCCAGGGCCACCGCGAGTGGCTG GCTGAAGTGAACTACCTGGGTCAGTTGTCGCACCCCAATCTTGTCAGGCTCGTCGGGTACTGcctcgaggacgagcagcgccTCCTCGTCTACGAGTTCATGCCGCGAGGGAGCCTCGAGAACCATCTTTTCAGAA GGGGCTCGCATTTCCAACCACTTTCATGGAACCTGAGGATGAAGGTCGCGCTCGGAGCGGCCAGGGGGCTCGCCTTCCTCCACAGCGACAAGGCCAAGGTCATCTACCGCGACTTCAAGACGTCAAACGTTCTCCTTGACTCG AGCTACAATGCTAAGTTGTCAGATTTCGGGCTGGCGAAGGACGGGCCGACCGGCGACAAGAGCCATGTCTCCACAAGGGTCATGGGCACTCATGGATATGCCGCGCCCGAGTATCTTGCAACAG GGCATCTGACGGCGAAgagcgacgtgtacagcttcggggTGGTGCTGCTGGAGATGCTGTCGGGGCGGCGGGCGCTGGACAAGAACCGGCCGTCGGGGGAGCACAACCTGGTGGAGTGGGCGCGGCCGTACCTCACCAGCAAGCGCCGGGTGTTCCACATCCTGGACGCGCGGCTGGGCGGCCAGTACTCGCTGGCCGGCGCGCAGAAGACGGCGGCCCTCGCCATGCGGTGCCTCTCAGGCGACGCCCGGGCCCGCCCCGGCATGGCGGAGGTGGTGACCGCGCTCGAGCAGCTGCAGGACGCTAAGGAGACGGCCGCGGGCGGGGGCGCCGGGCAGGGTAGGGCGTCCGGGGGGTTCGTCaggatgcgcggcggcggcgggagcggcgcggggcggcagcagcagcagcgtcccGAGCCCATGGCCGTGCGGCGGCTGCCGGCGGCGCCGCTGCGGTCGCACCCCGAGTGA